One window of Saprospiraceae bacterium genomic DNA carries:
- a CDS encoding DUF4082 domain-containing protein, with product MIPKYYFILMLGILFSQCSDENSNPLESPIFSLLQSPGIKIDTVTQAANTWEYGFKFTSLVNGKLSKLGILVPDTGTYKVRLYNLSSNTLLLEQNIASKKVNTESFVSISPIEIATGTNFGVSLVADVFFNVRNANGDVFNFPITKGNIKILSFNEDPCGTNGCPFFPATSVTALIAPCVNIGFTAD from the coding sequence ATGATCCCTAAATATTATTTCATTTTGATGCTTGGAATCCTTTTCTCACAATGCTCAGATGAAAATTCAAATCCTTTAGAATCTCCTATTTTTAGTCTATTACAAAGTCCCGGTATTAAAATTGATACCGTTACTCAAGCAGCAAACACCTGGGAATATGGTTTCAAATTTACCAGTCTTGTCAATGGAAAGTTATCAAAACTTGGCATTTTGGTTCCCGATACAGGTACCTATAAAGTCCGTCTGTATAATCTTAGTTCGAATACATTATTACTCGAACAAAACATTGCTTCAAAAAAAGTCAATACTGAATCCTTTGTCAGTATAAGCCCTATTGAAATTGCTACAGGTACCAATTTTGGTGTCAGCCTGGTAGCTGATGTATTTTTCAATGTGCGCAATGCAAATGGAGACGTGTTTAATTTTCCGATCACCAAAGGAAATATCAAGATCTTATCATTTAATGAAGATCCCTGTGGAACAAATGGCTGCCCGTTCTTCCCTGCTACTTCAGTCACTGCCCTCATCGCACCTTGTGTAAATATTGGCTTTACAGCCGATTAA
- a CDS encoding DNA-directed RNA polymerase subunit omega, with protein sequence MIDIKTQVQGINPNVKARNIKDFTSATGNIYETINVLAKRANQLTNDIKEELVDKLEEFASHSDTIEEVHENKEQIEISKFYEKLPNPAIIATEEYLEGKIEFHYKNTTPDSE encoded by the coding sequence ATGATAGATATCAAAACACAAGTGCAAGGAATTAATCCTAATGTTAAGGCTCGTAACATTAAAGACTTTACCAGTGCTACAGGTAATATTTATGAAACCATCAATGTTCTGGCTAAACGCGCGAATCAATTAACTAATGATATTAAAGAAGAGTTGGTTGACAAATTAGAAGAATTTGCATCTCATTCAGATACGATTGAGGAAGTACATGAGAACAAAGAGCAAATTGAAATTTCAAAATTTTATGAGAAATTACCCAATCCTGCAATTATTGCAACAGAAGAATACCTCGAAGGAAAAATAGAATTTCACTATAAAAATACCACACCCGATTCCGAATAA
- a CDS encoding glycosyltransferase family 39 protein encodes MIDSINKLFQSTWSIYLIFIISFALYANTLFHDFVLDDRVVFTENQFVQNGFSGISNIFSNETFAGYFKDSGRKSTVGGGRYRPLTLAFFAVQHQVSGNNPFIAHLFNVLFYGLLNCMIFITLAKLLAYRYPDQAKILAGIATVLFAIHPLHTEVVANIKGLDEIWSLLFSFSSLYFLLKTLESKKILHGILSGIFFMLALFSKENAIVFLALIPLAIYLFIPKEIKRSWVVYTPLVISSALFIGIRIWVLGASFINSSRNFLENPWLQFRGERLVEMNPAEKYGTIFYSLLRYVYLNFIPYPLTHDYAPKSIAAVNLFSPLPILALGLAGAAIFFAFKWSKSKPLYSWSIFLFIIALIPTSNLFFSIGAYMGERFVFVSSLGICMMAAAFLLRFLQVRYSWSIYLLPIIVLAFSARTIARNTAWKNNFTLFNSDYQHSSNSAKLNSSLGFTLLENYRKSDDKEANKYLINQAIFHLKKALEIYPKYTDCVFLLGNAYYIIKDHKDAVATYEQYITMAPGDMSIMKNYQKALREYGRFLFHEEHNNQDAKQVLIKSLKLNPNDDQALELLGSAEAELGYLLKSLEYLSKSSQINPKSASVWANLYITYTRLGDKANAQIAINKGMEIDKDVVKKLMTVKAK; translated from the coding sequence ATGATTGATTCCATAAATAAACTGTTTCAAAGCACCTGGAGCATATACTTGATTTTTATTATATCTTTTGCCCTTTATGCCAATACCCTATTCCATGATTTTGTACTAGACGATCGGGTTGTATTTACAGAAAACCAATTTGTCCAAAATGGGTTCAGTGGGATAAGCAATATTTTCTCTAACGAAACCTTTGCCGGATATTTTAAAGATTCAGGCAGAAAAAGTACGGTTGGAGGGGGTCGCTACAGACCTTTGACCCTGGCATTCTTTGCAGTTCAACATCAAGTTTCCGGAAACAATCCATTCATTGCCCATCTTTTTAATGTACTCTTTTATGGATTATTAAATTGCATGATCTTTATTACGCTGGCTAAGTTACTAGCGTATCGATATCCAGATCAAGCTAAAATACTTGCAGGGATTGCGACTGTATTATTTGCCATCCATCCACTTCATACAGAAGTTGTTGCAAATATTAAAGGACTGGATGAAATTTGGTCTTTGTTATTTTCATTTTCCAGTTTATATTTTTTATTAAAGACCCTTGAAAGTAAAAAAATACTTCATGGAATTTTATCCGGAATCTTTTTTATGCTGGCTTTATTTTCAAAAGAAAATGCAATTGTATTTTTGGCATTGATTCCGCTTGCAATTTATTTATTTATTCCAAAAGAAATTAAACGCAGCTGGGTGGTATATACCCCATTGGTTATTTCTTCAGCACTTTTTATTGGAATTCGTATATGGGTATTGGGAGCTAGTTTTATAAATAGTTCCAGAAATTTTTTAGAAAACCCCTGGCTTCAGTTTCGCGGCGAACGACTTGTCGAAATGAATCCTGCTGAGAAATATGGAACCATTTTTTACAGTTTGTTGCGGTACGTTTATTTAAATTTCATACCCTACCCCTTGACACATGATTATGCACCTAAAAGCATTGCAGCTGTAAATTTATTTTCGCCTTTACCGATCCTGGCGCTTGGTTTGGCTGGTGCTGCTATCTTCTTTGCATTTAAATGGAGCAAAAGCAAACCCCTTTATTCGTGGTCTATCTTCTTATTTATCATTGCATTGATCCCAACGTCCAACCTATTCTTTTCAATAGGAGCTTATATGGGTGAACGATTTGTGTTTGTTTCCTCGTTGGGTATTTGCATGATGGCGGCTGCGTTCCTGCTTCGTTTTTTACAAGTCCGATATTCCTGGAGTATTTATTTATTACCGATTATCGTACTTGCTTTTTCAGCCCGAACCATTGCGCGAAATACTGCCTGGAAAAATAATTTCACTTTATTTAATTCAGACTACCAGCATTCTTCTAACAGTGCTAAACTAAATTCTTCCCTAGGATTTACCTTGTTGGAAAACTATCGAAAATCAGATGACAAAGAAGCAAACAAGTATTTGATAAATCAAGCTATATTTCATTTGAAAAAAGCACTGGAAATTTATCCAAAATATACGGATTGTGTGTTTTTATTAGGGAATGCGTATTACATAATTAAAGACCACAAAGATGCGGTAGCCACGTATGAACAATATATAACAATGGCTCCCGGGGATATGTCTATCATGAAAAATTATCAAAAAGCATTGCGCGAATATGGCCGGTTTTTATTTCATGAAGAACATAACAATCAAGATGCCAAACAAGTCTTGATCAAATCATTAAAATTAAATCCAAACGATGACCAGGCATTGGAGCTATTGGGAAGTGCAGAAGCTGAACTTGGATATCTTTTAAAATCACTTGAATACCTTTCAAAATCATCCCAAATAAATCCAAAATCTGCTTCTGTATGGGCAAATCTATACATTACTTACACGAGATTGGGTGATAAAGCAAATGCACAAATTGCGATTAATAAGGGTATGGAAATCGATAAAGATGTCGTTAAAAAATTAATGACTGTTAAAGCAAAGTAA
- the coaBC gene encoding bifunctional phosphopantothenoylcysteine decarboxylase/phosphopantothenate--cysteine ligase CoaBC: protein MEGRKIILGITGSISAYKSAILLRLLVKTGAEVQIIFTEAAKEFVGPLSFSTLSNKPVLSGLSNDQEWAKHVDLGLWAELFVIAPASANTLAKLANGITDNLLTAVYLSAKCPVMLAPAMDLDMWKHPATQKNIAQLKSYGNHLIPVGEGPLASGLIGPGRLAEPESIFREIVHFFNPNQALLGKKILVTAGPTHEAIDPVRFIGNYSSGKMGIRLAEEAVRMGAQVELIIGPSKEAIFESPNLRITRIVSAQNLLLEVEKRIHETDIFILAAAVADFQPDHIADNKIKKSKHPDLTIRLIPTPDIADFIGSHKTDKQFLCGFALETDELEKNAAIKLKNKNMDMIVMNSPNDPGAAFYSDSNKVSILDKSGKISSFDLKSKKEVAIDILNAILEIK from the coding sequence TTGGAAGGGCGTAAAATAATCCTCGGCATAACAGGCAGTATCTCAGCCTACAAATCTGCTATACTCCTTCGTTTATTGGTTAAAACCGGTGCAGAGGTTCAAATTATTTTTACTGAAGCAGCCAAAGAATTTGTAGGCCCGCTTAGTTTTTCAACCTTATCAAACAAACCGGTACTTTCTGGATTAAGCAATGATCAAGAATGGGCCAAACATGTAGATTTAGGGCTATGGGCAGAACTGTTTGTGATTGCTCCAGCCAGTGCCAACACGCTTGCCAAATTAGCCAATGGCATTACCGACAATTTACTGACTGCCGTTTATTTATCTGCTAAATGTCCGGTAATGCTGGCGCCTGCCATGGATTTGGATATGTGGAAGCATCCCGCGACTCAAAAAAATATTGCCCAACTTAAATCCTATGGAAATCATTTGATTCCTGTTGGGGAAGGTCCATTAGCAAGTGGATTGATTGGTCCCGGACGATTGGCCGAGCCAGAATCCATTTTTCGGGAAATTGTACACTTTTTTAATCCGAATCAAGCCTTGCTTGGTAAAAAAATACTCGTAACAGCCGGACCAACGCATGAGGCGATTGACCCAGTGCGGTTTATTGGAAATTATTCTTCTGGAAAAATGGGGATTCGATTGGCTGAGGAAGCGGTTCGTATGGGCGCACAGGTAGAACTTATAATAGGGCCAAGCAAAGAAGCCATTTTTGAAAGTCCAAATCTGCGAATTACACGAATTGTAAGTGCTCAGAATCTTTTATTGGAAGTTGAAAAGCGGATCCATGAAACGGATATCTTCATATTAGCTGCAGCAGTTGCTGATTTCCAACCCGACCACATAGCTGACAATAAAATTAAAAAATCGAAGCATCCTGATTTAACAATTCGATTAATTCCAACTCCAGATATTGCTGATTTTATTGGAAGCCATAAGACAGACAAACAGTTTTTATGTGGATTCGCCCTTGAAACAGACGAACTTGAAAAAAATGCAGCCATTAAATTAAAAAACAAAAATATGGATATGATCGTTATGAATTCGCCAAACGATCCCGGTGCCGCTTTTTATTCGGATTCAAACAAGGTCAGCATTTTGGATAAGTCAGGAAAAATAAGTTCCTTTGATTTGAAGTCCAAAAAAGAGGTCGCGATCGATATATTAAATGCCATTCTTGAAATTAAATAA
- a CDS encoding GH3 auxin-responsive promoter family protein → MFLKDSLIHLIATTSCKKLNRKYLNGADNQDRQFKTLIHTARNTQFGLDHDFKSIQNYNDFKMHIPVRDYEDFVPYIDQIRDGKQNILWKGLPKYFAKTSGTTSGTKYIPLTKDSIKNHLNSARNLLLHYAEKRPKTQIFNGDMFFLSGSPELSYTNNIAIGRLSGIVNHEVPYWFKFNKQPDDKTNRIQPWEQKIERLVSTMHTRDIRVFSGIPPWIQMFCEHLLNFTGKSCVLDVFPNLSLYIHGGVNYTPYKQKIQQLIGGFIDLIETYPASEGFIAYQTDCEEDNMQLVVHDGIFYEFIEKEKIQDPDAERLSLAEIQLNQDYAIILSTNAGLWSYLIGDLVRFVSKDPHRIKFSGRISQFISAFGEHVISSEIDQAISYAQKKHRFDVVEFTVAPQISPADNRSAYHEWFIEFSEIPKNIHEIAQTINGHLCELNSYYKDLIDGNLLDTLKIRPIRKNGFLDYMRQAGKLGEQFKVNRLSNDRKMADVLVKDILR, encoded by the coding sequence ATGTTTTTAAAAGACAGCCTCATCCATTTAATTGCTACAACAAGTTGTAAAAAATTGAATCGCAAGTACTTAAATGGAGCTGACAATCAGGACCGACAATTTAAAACCTTAATTCACACTGCAAGAAATACACAATTTGGTCTTGATCATGATTTTAAATCCATTCAAAATTACAATGATTTTAAAATGCATATCCCCGTCAGGGATTATGAAGATTTTGTTCCCTATATAGATCAGATTCGCGATGGCAAACAAAATATATTATGGAAAGGACTTCCAAAATATTTTGCCAAAACTTCCGGGACCACTTCAGGTACTAAATACATCCCATTAACTAAAGACAGTATTAAAAATCATTTGAATTCGGCAAGAAATCTGTTATTGCATTACGCCGAAAAACGTCCTAAAACGCAAATTTTCAATGGAGACATGTTTTTCCTTTCAGGTTCACCTGAATTAAGTTATACGAATAATATTGCGATTGGAAGATTGTCTGGAATCGTAAATCACGAAGTTCCTTATTGGTTTAAATTCAATAAGCAACCGGATGATAAAACGAATCGAATTCAACCTTGGGAGCAAAAAATAGAACGCTTGGTTTCCACTATGCATACTCGGGATATCCGTGTTTTTAGTGGTATACCGCCTTGGATTCAAATGTTTTGTGAACACTTGCTCAATTTTACCGGCAAATCCTGTGTATTGGATGTGTTTCCAAATTTAAGTCTCTATATACATGGTGGCGTAAATTATACACCATACAAGCAAAAGATTCAACAGTTAATTGGTGGATTCATCGATTTAATTGAAACCTATCCGGCAAGTGAGGGATTCATCGCCTATCAAACGGATTGTGAAGAAGACAACATGCAATTGGTTGTCCACGATGGGATATTTTATGAATTTATAGAGAAAGAAAAGATCCAGGATCCGGATGCAGAACGATTGAGTCTTGCAGAAATTCAACTCAATCAAGACTATGCGATAATTTTAAGTACAAATGCAGGATTATGGTCCTATTTGATCGGTGATTTAGTTCGTTTTGTTTCAAAAGATCCACACCGGATTAAATTCAGTGGTCGGATCAGTCAATTTATTTCTGCTTTTGGCGAGCATGTCATTTCTAGTGAAATTGACCAGGCGATCAGTTACGCACAAAAGAAACACCGTTTTGATGTCGTAGAATTTACCGTTGCACCTCAGATAAGCCCGGCTGATAACCGATCAGCTTATCATGAATGGTTTATAGAATTTTCAGAAATCCCTAAAAATATCCATGAAATAGCTCAAACCATTAACGGGCATTTATGTGAATTAAACAGTTATTATAAGGACTTAATTGATGGGAATCTTCTGGACACTTTAAAGATCCGTCCCATCCGTAAAAATGGTTTTCTCGATTACATGCGACAGGCCGGCAAATTAGGCGAACAATTTAAGGTTAACAGGCTCAGCAACGACCGAAAAATGGCCGATGTGCTGGTAAAGGACATTTTAAGGTAG
- a CDS encoding response regulator transcription factor, with protein sequence MKQLKDIIKVALVEDDAEIRKLTASLINIYPDLECIGSFGSAEEFENNLSTVNPDIVLMDIGLPGKSGIDCIRDSAQIKESIQYLVYSDHQDSREVYDALAAGANGYVLKGTTPEKLAEAIREMHQGGSPMSRQISRMVASSFKTNEKKHPDFEKLTPQEWEVLTRLERGLAYKEIAAERFVSEHTVRSQVRSIYEKLHVHTRTDALNKFHNR encoded by the coding sequence TTGAAACAATTGAAGGATATAATTAAGGTAGCGCTCGTTGAAGACGATGCAGAAATCCGTAAATTGACAGCCAGCCTGATCAATATCTATCCTGATTTGGAATGCATTGGTTCGTTTGGCAGTGCCGAAGAATTTGAAAACAACCTAAGTACCGTCAATCCCGATATCGTATTGATGGACATCGGTTTGCCTGGAAAATCAGGCATAGATTGCATTCGCGATAGCGCACAAATAAAAGAATCTATACAATATTTAGTTTACTCAGATCATCAGGACTCCAGAGAAGTGTATGATGCGCTAGCTGCCGGTGCCAATGGCTATGTATTAAAAGGAACCACGCCAGAAAAACTCGCAGAAGCCATTCGTGAAATGCACCAAGGTGGCTCCCCGATGTCCCGTCAGATTTCAAGAATGGTTGCCAGTTCGTTTAAAACCAACGAAAAGAAACATCCAGATTTTGAAAAACTAACACCTCAGGAATGGGAAGTGCTTACACGACTGGAACGCGGCCTAGCCTATAAAGAAATCGCTGCCGAACGATTTGTATCCGAACACACCGTACGCTCTCAAGTCAGAAGTATTTATGAAAAACTTCATGTACATACGAGGACGGATGCTTTGAATAAGTTTCATAATAGATAA
- a CDS encoding DUF4835 family protein: MKVFLTTCLICILFGSSLSAQELNASVRVNAPNLGLSDKSIVNQIERNVKDFLNNQKWTQDVFEPHEKIKCNFQITISADKGDNNLLLDIAVQATRPVFNASYETALLSIIDKQIPVIFDPYKNLENSKETYYDNLSAVLTYYAYLILALDYDSFSLEGGEAHLQLLNNMLNVLPASIKGADPSWSPTKDKKNTRYFLVENLLNPRMKGFRRAYYEYHRQCMDQFAKDPSGSRASLANILEDIGRSNSSYPDTYLIKMFTYMKNQEILEIFKQGNPQEKKKVYDAMIQMDPANTSSYEPMIKS; this comes from the coding sequence ATGAAAGTATTCTTAACGACCTGCCTGATTTGTATTCTGTTTGGTTCCTCACTTAGCGCACAGGAACTCAATGCATCGGTTCGGGTAAATGCTCCTAATCTTGGATTAAGTGATAAATCCATCGTCAATCAAATTGAACGAAATGTAAAGGATTTTCTAAATAATCAGAAATGGACTCAAGATGTTTTTGAACCCCATGAAAAAATAAAATGCAATTTTCAAATTACGATCAGTGCAGATAAAGGAGATAACAACCTTTTATTAGATATTGCGGTTCAAGCCACCCGTCCGGTGTTTAATGCGAGTTATGAAACCGCTTTATTAAGCATTATTGACAAACAAATACCTGTAATATTTGATCCTTATAAAAACCTGGAAAATTCTAAAGAAACCTATTACGATAATTTATCTGCGGTATTGACGTATTATGCCTATCTTATTTTGGCATTGGATTACGACAGTTTCAGCTTGGAAGGCGGTGAAGCACATTTACAGTTACTAAATAATATGTTGAATGTATTGCCTGCTTCCATCAAAGGGGCGGATCCATCCTGGTCGCCTACCAAAGACAAAAAAAATACAAGGTATTTTCTAGTGGAGAATTTATTAAATCCAAGGATGAAAGGATTTCGCAGAGCGTATTATGAATACCATCGCCAATGCATGGATCAGTTTGCCAAAGATCCAAGCGGTAGCCGTGCGAGTTTAGCCAACATATTAGAAGACATCGGACGGAGCAATTCCTCCTATCCGGATACGTATTTAATAAAAATGTTTACTTATATGAAGAATCAGGAAATCCTGGAAATCTTCAAACAAGGAAATCCACAAGAAAAGAAAAAAGTGTATGATGCCATGATCCAAATGGATCCAGCCAATACAAGTAGTTACGAACCCATGATAAAATCTTGA
- a CDS encoding phosphoribosylglycinamide formyltransferase — MKKRKIAIFASGNGTNAAELIKHFKNHPDIQVGLILSSSSKAGVLKVAKEHNVPSSVVNKSLLSNNGYTTALLNLYDIDFIVLAGFLLLIPPFLVKQFDGKLINIHPALLPKHGGKGMYGLHVHQSVINEGDLESGITIHYVNEMYDRGKIIFQAKCKVDRRDNAEKLAKKVQELEHKYYPEWAEKLVLQTRFM, encoded by the coding sequence ATGAAGAAACGAAAAATAGCCATATTTGCTTCAGGCAATGGAACCAATGCAGCCGAACTAATTAAACATTTTAAAAACCATCCGGACATTCAAGTTGGTTTGATTCTGTCCAGTTCAAGTAAAGCAGGTGTTCTTAAAGTTGCAAAAGAACACAATGTTCCCTCTTCCGTAGTAAACAAATCTCTTTTATCCAACAATGGATATACAACGGCTCTGCTGAATTTATACGATATTGATTTCATTGTTTTGGCAGGCTTTTTATTATTGATCCCACCCTTTTTGGTAAAACAATTTGATGGGAAATTGATCAACATCCATCCTGCTTTATTGCCCAAGCATGGTGGAAAAGGAATGTATGGATTGCACGTACACCAATCTGTAATAAATGAAGGCGATTTAGAAAGCGGAATTACCATTCATTATGTCAATGAAATGTATGACCGTGGTAAAATAATTTTTCAGGCCAAATGCAAGGTGGATCGTCGGGACAATGCTGAAAAGCTTGCAAAGAAAGTGCAGGAACTGGAACATAAATATTATCCAGAATGGGCTGAAAAACTAGTGTTGCAAACCCGTTTTATGTAG
- a CDS encoding outer membrane lipoprotein carrier protein LolA: protein MLLNLISLFSNLLILFIPDTKATVILDKTQNQYKKMGGMEIFFDYEQVEKGKSTGQNKGQLLSKDHKYRLILKDFEIYNNSKIQYTYLKRNKEVQITNPEESENKYQPAQLAAIHKAGTHQAKYIKLYKSKGKNSHIIELIPESKTEAISKITLYISEKTNLIEKAEWQELNGAKTIVVFTKTVASRLIDDAAFELKTDALKGVHIEDLRDE, encoded by the coding sequence ATGTTGCTCAATTTAATCAGTCTTTTCAGTAATTTACTAATTCTATTCATTCCAGATACCAAAGCGACTGTGATTTTGGATAAAACACAAAATCAATACAAGAAAATGGGCGGCATGGAAATCTTTTTTGATTACGAACAAGTTGAAAAAGGAAAATCTACTGGACAGAATAAAGGGCAGCTTTTATCAAAGGATCATAAGTATCGACTGATTCTAAAAGATTTTGAAATTTATAATAATTCAAAAATACAATACACCTACTTAAAACGAAACAAAGAAGTTCAAATCACCAATCCGGAAGAATCTGAAAACAAATACCAACCTGCACAATTGGCAGCGATTCACAAAGCGGGTACCCATCAAGCCAAATACATTAAACTTTATAAAAGCAAGGGCAAGAATAGTCACATCATTGAATTGATCCCAGAATCAAAAACGGAAGCCATATCAAAAATAACATTATACATATCTGAAAAAACAAATCTTATCGAAAAAGCTGAATGGCAGGAACTAAACGGTGCTAAAACCATCGTAGTGTTTACAAAGACCGTTGCTTCCAGATTGATAGATGATGCAGCATTTGAGCTTAAAACAGATGCCCTGAAAGGCGTTCACATCGAAGACCTTAGAGACGAGTAG
- a CDS encoding carbonic anhydrase: MSADLIKIDRIEHIPDEYKDTPIAELLAYHNLGKTYQQYQQAQLLIGMCMDNRKHLSIPDNFAYIIRSGGANLRYSEFRVSYAIAVGNVRHLVLIGHNNCGMVNLMARKDLFIQGLITNAGWTREEAEDHFYHYEPIHEIGNEKHFIISETKRLRLRYPNVIIAPLMYLVEDNLLYLIEE, encoded by the coding sequence ATGTCCGCAGATTTAATAAAAATAGACCGTATTGAGCATATTCCTGATGAATATAAGGATACTCCGATAGCAGAATTATTGGCTTACCACAATTTAGGAAAGACCTATCAACAATATCAACAAGCGCAATTATTGATCGGGATGTGCATGGACAACCGCAAGCATTTATCCATTCCGGATAATTTTGCATACATCATCCGATCCGGAGGCGCCAATTTGAGGTACAGTGAATTTAGAGTTTCTTATGCCATTGCAGTGGGTAATGTGAGGCATTTAGTTTTAATAGGCCACAACAATTGCGGCATGGTAAATCTCATGGCTCGTAAGGATTTATTTATCCAAGGCCTAATCACCAATGCCGGTTGGACCCGAGAGGAAGCAGAAGATCATTTTTATCACTACGAACCCATCCATGAAATCGGCAATGAAAAACATTTTATCATCAGCGAAACCAAACGACTTCGTTTACGTTACCCCAATGTCATCATAGCCCCTTTGATGTATTTGGTGGAGGATAATTTGTTGTATTTGATAGAAGAATAA
- the bamD gene encoding outer membrane protein assembly factor BamD: protein MRRSLLYAGCLFLVAFISCRSSFEKIRTSSDPTLILKAADKYYDDKAYIKAQTLYEQILTSFRGQKEAEIIYFKYSYTHYYLNQFDLSSHLFKTFANTFINSDKKEEADFMSVYSLYKTSPGYRLDQSNTEKAIDGFQLFVNTYPNSKRVEECNKLIDECRAKIEFKSFEAGKLYYDMNNYQSCVTSLKNVLNDFPETKNAREIRFLICKSAYLLAEHSIFEKQKERYLEARQYIEDFIQRYPSGKTTSEIKDYNKKINAKLKSTDYDRYQNTSARN, encoded by the coding sequence ATGAGAAGATCATTACTTTACGCCGGTTGTCTGTTTTTAGTAGCTTTTATAAGTTGCAGGTCAAGTTTTGAAAAAATTCGGACCAGTTCGGATCCGACTTTGATTCTTAAAGCTGCTGACAAGTATTACGATGACAAAGCCTATATAAAAGCCCAAACCTTGTATGAGCAAATTTTGACTTCCTTTCGTGGGCAAAAAGAAGCTGAAATCATTTATTTTAAATATTCTTACACCCATTATTATTTAAATCAATTTGATTTATCATCCCATCTTTTTAAAACTTTTGCAAATACCTTTATCAATAGCGATAAAAAAGAAGAGGCCGATTTTATGTCAGTATACTCTTTGTACAAAACATCACCAGGCTATCGATTGGATCAGAGCAATACTGAGAAAGCCATTGATGGTTTTCAATTGTTTGTAAATACCTATCCAAATTCAAAGCGTGTTGAAGAATGCAATAAATTGATTGATGAGTGTCGTGCTAAAATTGAGTTTAAATCTTTTGAAGCCGGGAAGCTGTATTATGATATGAATAATTATCAGTCCTGTGTCACGAGTCTTAAAAATGTTTTGAATGATTTTCCTGAAACTAAAAATGCCCGGGAAATTCGATTTCTCATTTGTAAATCAGCTTATTTGCTTGCTGAACACAGTATTTTTGAAAAACAAAAGGAACGCTATTTGGAAGCCCGGCAATATATTGAAGATTTTATTCAAAGGTATCCAAGCGGGAAGACTACCAGTGAAATTAAGGACTACAATAAAAAAATAAACGCTAAATTAAAATCAACGGATTATGATAGATATCAAAACACAAGTGCAAGGAATTAA